A stretch of the Bacillus sp. B-jedd genome encodes the following:
- the bshB1 gene encoding bacillithiol biosynthesis deacetylase BshB1 yields the protein MSDQVHILAFGAHADDVEIGMGGTIAKYTARGKKVVICDLTLAELSSNGDVETRKKEAQAAAGILGAERLGLSLPDRGLFLQQDYIKVIANVIREYRPKLVFAPYIEDRHPDHGNCARLVKEAVFSAGIKNYDTGHSHAPHKAENLYYYMINGFHKPDFIIDISKYMDLKKEALNAYLSQFTKNSSSFDTPLVNGYIETLEAREKVFGWQAGLEFAEGFISDSPLLLDLDLLGEK from the coding sequence ATGTCTGACCAAGTACATATCCTTGCTTTCGGAGCTCATGCGGATGATGTTGAAATCGGCATGGGCGGAACGATTGCAAAATATACGGCGCGAGGAAAAAAGGTTGTAATCTGTGATTTGACTCTTGCTGAATTATCCTCTAATGGAGATGTGGAAACAAGAAAAAAAGAAGCTCAGGCTGCTGCTGGAATACTTGGTGCAGAGAGGCTTGGCTTGAGTTTACCAGACAGGGGCCTTTTTTTGCAGCAGGATTACATTAAAGTCATCGCAAACGTAATCAGGGAGTATCGCCCGAAATTGGTGTTTGCTCCTTATATTGAAGACAGGCACCCGGATCACGGAAATTGTGCCCGCCTTGTAAAGGAAGCTGTCTTTTCAGCAGGAATCAAAAATTACGATACAGGCCATTCACATGCGCCTCATAAGGCTGAGAATCTTTATTATTATATGATAAATGGTTTTCACAAACCTGATTTCATTATAGATATTTCAAAATATATGGACCTGAAAAAAGAAGCATTAAATGCCTATCTAAGCCAATTTACCAAAAATTCTTCCAGCTTCGACACTCCGCTAGTAAACGGCTATATCGAGACGCTGGAAGCAAGGGAAAAGGTATTTGGATGGCAGGCCGGATTGGAGTTTGCAGAAGGGTTCATATCCGATTCTCCACTCCTGCTCGATTTGGATTTATTAGGAGAAAAATAA
- the mgsA gene encoding methylglyoxal synthase, producing the protein MNIALIAHDKKKDDLVQFAVAYKEIFARHSLFATGTTGKRISEATGLEIHRFQSGPLGGDQEIGAMIAKNQMDSVFFFRDPLTAQPHEPDVSALLRLCDVYSIPLATNMGTAEVLIKGIEDGHLDWRMIAKENSGGSNV; encoded by the coding sequence GTGAATATTGCCTTAATAGCCCACGATAAAAAGAAAGATGATTTAGTACAATTCGCCGTGGCATACAAAGAGATTTTTGCAAGACATTCATTATTTGCCACCGGGACAACCGGGAAACGTATTTCAGAAGCAACCGGACTTGAAATCCATCGTTTTCAGTCAGGGCCATTAGGCGGTGACCAGGAAATTGGAGCGATGATCGCAAAAAATCAAATGGATTCTGTCTTTTTCTTCAGGGACCCTCTTACCGCACAGCCGCATGAACCAGATGTCAGCGCGCTGCTGAGGCTTTGTGATGTTTATTCTATTCCACTTGCGACCAATATGGGAACAGCAGAGGTATTAATAAAAGGGATTGAAGATGGGCATTTGGACTGGAGAATGATAGCGAAGGAAAATTCAGGTGGAAGCAATGTCTGA
- the dapB gene encoding 4-hydroxy-tetrahydrodipicolinate reductase, giving the protein MGKIRVIIAGPRGRMGSEAVRMVEETPSFELAAVLDRKNNGRKLSEIGHFFQGEVPVFSDIEDCLQSVKADVLIDLTVPEAGMHHARTALAYNVRPVVGTTGFSSEELQELQGLVREKGIGCIIAPNFAIGAVLMMKFAKMAAKYFEDVEIIEMHHDRKLDAPSGTAVKTAQLISEERKKKSQGHPEEKETMEGARGADYEGMRIHSVRLPGLIAHQEVLFGSEGQTLKIRHDSYTRASFMTGVRTAVETVMKIDSFVYGLENIME; this is encoded by the coding sequence ATGGGAAAAATCAGAGTCATCATTGCTGGCCCGCGGGGCAGGATGGGGAGTGAAGCGGTCAGAATGGTTGAGGAGACTCCTTCATTTGAACTAGCAGCTGTTCTGGACAGAAAGAATAATGGGCGCAAACTGAGTGAAATCGGTCACTTTTTCCAAGGGGAAGTACCGGTGTTTTCCGATATAGAAGACTGCCTGCAATCGGTCAAGGCGGACGTCTTAATTGATTTAACGGTGCCCGAAGCCGGCATGCATCATGCCAGGACTGCCCTGGCCTATAATGTCCGTCCAGTTGTCGGGACGACAGGATTCAGCAGTGAGGAACTCCAGGAACTTCAAGGGCTCGTCCGAGAAAAGGGAATTGGCTGCATCATTGCTCCTAACTTTGCCATTGGCGCTGTATTAATGATGAAATTTGCGAAAATGGCTGCCAAGTACTTTGAGGATGTTGAAATTATCGAAATGCATCATGACAGAAAACTCGATGCTCCTTCAGGAACCGCGGTCAAAACAGCCCAGCTGATTTCTGAAGAGCGCAAGAAGAAAAGCCAGGGCCATCCCGAAGAGAAGGAAACAATGGAGGGAGCGAGGGGGGCAGACTATGAAGGGATGAGGATCCATTCCGTACGCTTGCCGGGACTGATCGCCCACCAGGAAGTTTTATTCGGCTCGGAAGGACAGACGCTTAAAATCCGGCATGATTCCTACACAAGGGCCTCGTTTATGACAGGGGTCAGGACTGCTGTGGAAACCGTTATGAAGATCGATTCGTTCGTATATGGCCTGGAAAATATTATGGAATAG
- a CDS encoding nucleotide pyrophosphohydrolase codes for MKSDKTIRELQKEVDAHISQYKEGYFSPLAMMARLTEELGELAREINHYYGEKPKKQTEKEKTIEEELGDVLFVLTCLANSLKIDLQDSHDMVMEKFRTRDKDRWTKK; via the coding sequence ATGAAAAGTGATAAAACAATAAGGGAGCTTCAAAAAGAAGTGGACGCGCACATCAGCCAGTATAAGGAAGGATATTTCAGCCCGCTGGCTATGATGGCAAGGCTCACTGAGGAGCTTGGCGAACTTGCCAGGGAAATTAATCATTATTATGGTGAAAAACCAAAAAAACAAACCGAAAAAGAAAAGACAATTGAAGAAGAACTCGGGGATGTGTTATTTGTCCTTACTTGCCTTGCCAATTCACTGAAGATTGACCTTCAGGACTCACATGATATGGTGATGGAAAAGTTCAGGACGAGAGACAAAGACCGCTGGACAAAAAAATAA
- a CDS encoding YitT family protein: MIMGLKVKNILLILLGTAIMSFGIVNFNIQNKLAEGGVTGITILLYFLFKFNPAYTNLIINIPLFFLGWKLLGRKSFIYTVIGTVGVSVFLWIFQKVPINMPLSNDLLLAALFAGVCIGVGLGIIFRFGGTSGGVDIIARVVQKYWGISMGRTMFLFDALVIIASMLTYLGYREAMYTLVAVFVGARVIDVMAEGAYSARGAMIISEKNTEIAEKIMGELERGVTVLRGYGYFTKNDREVLYCVVPKNEIIRLKNVITSVDPHAFVSVTAVHDVLGEGFTLDANKNPFEI, encoded by the coding sequence ATGATAATGGGCCTTAAAGTGAAAAACATTTTACTAATATTGCTCGGTACGGCGATTATGTCGTTTGGAATCGTAAATTTTAATATCCAGAACAAGCTTGCGGAAGGAGGAGTGACTGGGATAACAATTCTCCTTTATTTCTTGTTTAAATTCAACCCCGCCTATACGAATCTTATTATAAACATTCCGCTCTTTTTTCTGGGCTGGAAGCTTCTCGGGCGCAAATCTTTTATTTATACCGTAATCGGAACAGTGGGGGTATCTGTATTCCTGTGGATCTTTCAGAAGGTTCCCATCAACATGCCTCTTTCAAACGATTTGCTTCTGGCCGCCCTGTTCGCAGGCGTATGCATCGGAGTGGGTCTCGGAATAATTTTCAGGTTCGGTGGTACATCCGGCGGGGTGGATATCATCGCAAGGGTAGTGCAGAAATATTGGGGAATCAGCATGGGCAGGACGATGTTTTTGTTTGATGCACTAGTTATTATCGCCTCGATGCTTACATATTTGGGTTACCGGGAGGCAATGTATACACTTGTCGCAGTCTTTGTCGGTGCGAGGGTAATTGACGTAATGGCTGAAGGGGCATATTCCGCAAGGGGAGCAATGATCATTTCGGAGAAGAATACTGAAATAGCCGAAAAAATCATGGGCGAACTGGAACGTGGTGTTACCGTTTTGAGAGGCTACGGCTATTTTACAAAAAACGACCGGGAAGTACTGTATTGTGTAGTTCCAAAAAACGAAATTATCAGGTTGAAAAATGTCATTACCTCGGTGGATCCTCACGCCTTTGTTTCTGTGACGGCTGTCCATGATGTTCTGGGGGAAGGATTCACACTGGATGCGAACAAAAATCCATTCGAAATATGA
- a CDS encoding zinc metallopeptidase, protein MFILYFALIILIPLWAQMRVKGAFNKYSKVPSSSRKTGAEVAREILQANGIYDVRIEEGRGFLSDHYDPRAKAVRLSPDIYHGHSLAATAVAAHEIGHAIQDQQDYTFLRFRHALVPVANLGSNFSWILILIGMLTQFTGMFALGIAFMAAAVLFQIVTLPVEFNASSRAMDQVVALGIIRNEEERDAKRVLDAAALTYVAAAAIAVLELLRLILIFTGMNRSE, encoded by the coding sequence ATGTTCATCCTGTATTTTGCGTTGATCATCCTTATCCCCCTCTGGGCTCAAATGAGGGTGAAAGGAGCTTTTAATAAATATTCAAAGGTCCCCTCTTCATCAAGGAAGACGGGAGCAGAAGTAGCGAGGGAAATCCTTCAGGCCAATGGTATCTACGATGTCAGGATTGAAGAAGGCAGAGGCTTCCTGAGCGACCATTATGACCCCCGGGCAAAAGCGGTACGGCTGTCCCCTGATATTTATCATGGCCATTCCCTGGCGGCGACTGCTGTGGCGGCACATGAAATCGGCCATGCCATTCAGGACCAGCAGGATTACACATTCCTCAGGTTCAGGCACGCGCTAGTTCCTGTCGCCAATCTCGGCAGTAATTTTTCTTGGATATTAATCCTCATCGGTATGCTGACACAATTTACTGGTATGTTTGCTCTCGGTATTGCCTTCATGGCAGCAGCGGTCTTGTTCCAAATCGTCACTCTCCCAGTGGAGTTCAATGCTTCGAGCAGGGCGATGGACCAGGTAGTCGCGCTTGGAATTATCCGGAATGAAGAGGAGAGGGATGCGAAGAGAGTCCTTGATGCGGCAGCCTTAACTTATGTCGCCGCAGCGGCAATCGCTGTCCTGGAGCTATTGAGGCTCATCCTCATTTTTACCGGTATGAACAGAAGTGAATAA
- the ypjB gene encoding sporulation protein YpjB, with product MKLKCLLIILVIFIFPVNALADGQPAAIVKLDSISDDAFQMVKNQRYAEAQKLLNYFSEQFDGMSSDRLHFSLDEARIITVSHDEALEALASPAAAHQERLNKVTRLRLVMDALATSSEPLWTEMEDSVMSTFAKAKKSALEGNSEAYHTNVNSFLSLYNLIYPSMKIDRSAEDIQRLDAKVDFLQDYKPSGSIRKAEMEELESLQASLQAIFDGIEEDEADPSLWWVISSTGSIIILTLSYVGWKRFRADNEQARKRSNELKD from the coding sequence ATGAAGCTGAAATGCTTGCTGATAATTTTAGTTATTTTCATATTTCCTGTAAACGCCTTGGCAGATGGCCAGCCTGCTGCTATTGTGAAACTTGATTCCATTTCGGATGATGCTTTCCAAATGGTAAAGAACCAGCGGTATGCCGAGGCCCAAAAGCTTCTAAATTACTTTTCTGAGCAATTCGACGGGATGAGCAGCGACCGTCTCCATTTTTCCCTTGATGAAGCTCGCATTATCACAGTGTCCCACGATGAAGCCCTGGAGGCATTAGCAAGCCCCGCGGCGGCACACCAGGAAAGGCTCAATAAAGTAACTCGGCTCCGGCTTGTGATGGATGCCCTGGCCACTTCGAGTGAACCTTTGTGGACAGAAATGGAAGACAGTGTCATGAGCACTTTTGCCAAAGCTAAAAAATCTGCGCTCGAGGGGAATAGTGAAGCGTATCATACAAATGTAAATTCTTTTTTGTCGCTCTACAACCTTATTTACCCGAGCATGAAAATCGACCGTTCGGCAGAAGATATCCAAAGGCTAGATGCGAAAGTGGACTTTCTTCAAGATTATAAGCCGTCGGGGTCTATAAGAAAGGCTGAAATGGAAGAGTTAGAGTCGCTTCAAGCCAGCCTCCAAGCGATATTTGATGGGATAGAGGAGGATGAAGCCGATCCCTCCTTATGGTGGGTCATCAGCTCGACAGGCAGTATTATCATCCTGACCTTATCGTATGTAGGTTGGAAAAGGTTTAGAGCTGATAACGAGCAGGCAAGAAAGCGCTCAAATGAGCTAAAAGATTGA
- a CDS encoding DUF1405 domain-containing protein — MAKWIYPILAYRPFLWLLLIVNIAGTVYGYVWYGWQLKETPAKFLAFVPDSPTASLFFVFVIAAFLLKKNWPLMETLALVTLFKYGIWAVVMNLLVYVVTGNLGWIGWMLVLSHFAMAVQGLLYAPFYKMKSWHLVVAGIWTLHNDVIDYVFFMMPRYEVLHLYTQRIGYFTFWLSIASLFIAWYLCIRENRFKLDL; from the coding sequence GTGGCAAAATGGATTTATCCTATCCTGGCGTACCGGCCGTTTTTATGGCTTCTATTGATCGTCAATATTGCCGGGACGGTTTACGGGTATGTTTGGTACGGCTGGCAGCTGAAGGAAACCCCAGCGAAGTTTCTTGCATTTGTGCCCGACAGCCCGACAGCCAGCCTGTTTTTTGTATTTGTTATTGCCGCCTTTCTACTAAAAAAGAATTGGCCGCTAATGGAAACGCTTGCCCTAGTGACTTTATTCAAGTATGGGATTTGGGCGGTTGTCATGAATCTGCTCGTATATGTTGTGACGGGAAATTTGGGCTGGATTGGCTGGATGTTGGTGCTTTCCCATTTTGCAATGGCCGTCCAGGGCCTTCTGTATGCTCCATTTTATAAAATGAAAAGCTGGCATCTAGTTGTAGCGGGGATTTGGACATTGCATAATGATGTTATTGATTATGTGTTCTTTATGATGCCAAGGTATGAAGTTCTGCATCTTTACACACAGCGGATTGGTTATTTTACCTTTTGGCTTTCGATCGCATCACTTTTCATTGCCTGGTACCTTTGCATTAGAGAAAATCGGTTTAAACTGGACCTTTGA
- a CDS encoding menaquinol-cytochrome c reductase cytochrome b/c subunit, producing MHRGKGMKFVGDSRVLAPSERKPMYPKDYSEYPGKTEAFWPNFLLKEWLVGAVFLVGFLCLTVAHEPPLERIADPTDAGYIPLPDWYFLFLYQLLKYSYASSQYTVVGAMVIPGLAFGALLLAPFIDRGPERRASKRPAATAFMLLAIAAIFFLTWQSVATHDWEAAKKQGMIVQGIDKDAEGYKIYEAQGCISCHGGELQGSAGGAQLIDKGFPADHVAEVAKKGFGNMPPGMFKGTDEELKVLSEYISTLKSK from the coding sequence ATGCATCGCGGTAAAGGTATGAAGTTCGTTGGTGACTCGCGTGTTCTGGCACCTTCGGAACGAAAACCTATGTATCCTAAAGATTATTCTGAATACCCCGGAAAAACTGAAGCTTTCTGGCCGAACTTCCTTTTGAAGGAATGGCTTGTCGGCGCCGTTTTCCTGGTGGGTTTCTTATGTTTAACGGTGGCGCACGAACCGCCGCTCGAGAGAATTGCAGATCCTACTGATGCGGGTTATATCCCGCTGCCAGATTGGTATTTCTTATTCCTTTATCAACTGCTTAAATACTCATACGCATCTAGCCAATATACTGTAGTAGGTGCAATGGTCATTCCAGGACTGGCTTTTGGCGCGCTTCTTTTGGCGCCATTCATTGACAGGGGGCCAGAGCGTCGGGCATCCAAACGCCCAGCTGCGACTGCTTTTATGCTATTGGCCATTGCAGCCATCTTCTTCCTGACATGGCAATCCGTCGCGACACATGACTGGGAAGCGGCGAAAAAGCAAGGGATGATTGTCCAAGGCATCGATAAGGATGCGGAAGGCTATAAAATCTATGAAGCACAAGGCTGTATCAGCTGTCATGGCGGCGAATTGCAGGGAAGCGCGGGCGGTGCCCAATTGATTGACAAGGGGTTCCCGGCTGACCATGTTGCTGAAGTTGCTAAAAAAGGTTTTGGTAATATGCCTCCAGGCATGTTCAAAGGAACAGACGAAGAATTGAAAGTTCTGTCCGAATATATCTCGACTTTAAAAAGCAAGTAA
- the qcrB gene encoding menaquinol-cytochrome c reductase cytochrome b subunit, whose amino-acid sequence MLNKIYDWVDERLDITPLWRDIADHEVPEHVNPAHHFSAFVYCFGGLTFFVTVIQILSGMFLTMYYVPDIKNAWQSVYYLQNEVAFGQIVRGMHHWGASLVIVMMFLHTLRVFFQGAYKKPRELNWIVGVLIFFVMLGLGLTGYLLPWDMKALFATKVTLQIVEATPLIGPQLKALMAGHHEIVGAQTISRFFAIHVFFLPGALLGLMGAHFLMIRKQGISGPL is encoded by the coding sequence TTGTTAAACAAAATTTACGACTGGGTAGATGAGCGTTTGGATATTACGCCCCTATGGCGCGATATCGCAGACCATGAAGTACCTGAACACGTAAACCCAGCCCATCATTTTTCCGCATTTGTCTATTGTTTCGGAGGGCTTACATTCTTTGTAACGGTCATTCAGATTTTGTCCGGGATGTTTTTGACCATGTATTATGTACCCGACATTAAGAATGCCTGGCAATCTGTCTACTATCTGCAAAACGAAGTCGCTTTCGGGCAAATCGTACGCGGGATGCACCACTGGGGTGCGAGCCTTGTTATTGTCATGATGTTCTTACATACACTACGGGTATTCTTCCAGGGAGCATACAAAAAACCACGTGAGCTGAACTGGATTGTCGGCGTACTGATTTTCTTTGTAATGCTTGGACTTGGTTTAACAGGATATCTGCTTCCATGGGATATGAAAGCGCTGTTCGCAACAAAAGTTACACTGCAAATTGTTGAGGCAACTCCGCTGATTGGCCCACAATTGAAAGCACTGATGGCGGGGCACCATGAAATCGTCGGTGCACAGACAATTTCCCGTTTCTTTGCCATCCACGTATTCTTCCTGCCTGGTGCTTTGCTTGGACTGATGGGAGCCCACTTCCTGATGATCCGCAAGCAGGGTATTTCCGGACCGCTATAA
- a CDS encoding ubiquinol-cytochrome c reductase iron-sulfur subunit, producing the protein MSKHRVSRRQFLSYTLTGVGGFMAAGMLMPMVRFAIDPVLRADEGGDFIATSQKVADITAEPVRVDFSFKQKDAWYESEVTNTAWVYKDEDGKIVALSPVCKHLGCTVGWNNSEDHPNEFFCPCHNGRYYKSGVNVPNTPPMAPLDVYPYKEKDGFLYLGKAKPRKA; encoded by the coding sequence ATGAGTAAGCATCGAGTTTCAAGAAGGCAGTTCCTAAGCTATACACTGACGGGAGTAGGGGGTTTCATGGCCGCAGGCATGCTGATGCCGATGGTCCGGTTTGCCATAGATCCTGTTCTGAGGGCGGACGAAGGCGGCGACTTCATTGCGACATCACAAAAAGTAGCGGATATAACAGCCGAACCTGTCCGGGTTGATTTCTCTTTTAAACAAAAGGATGCCTGGTATGAATCAGAAGTAACCAATACTGCGTGGGTGTACAAGGATGAGGACGGGAAGATTGTGGCCCTTTCACCGGTATGTAAACACCTTGGATGCACAGTAGGCTGGAACAACAGCGAAGACCATCCAAATGAATTCTTTTGCCCATGCCACAACGGGCGTTATTACAAGAGCGGTGTAAACGTACCGAACACTCCGCCAATGGCGCCGCTTGATGTATATCCATACAAGGAAAAAGACGGCTTCCTTTACTTAGGTAAGGCAAAGCCGAGAAAAGCCTAG
- a CDS encoding YpiF family protein produces MKWTSQDVEMYSQAKEYIDTALVPLIPIAMGGDMEQSASMTEYISLLASQLERQFTGRLILLPAFTYMESEHTDDVASRLNRWEESLAGEGFKHIFLLTSDENWRLKEEGIGGSLIWMPLLPLAGMEEQQKVMLINGQIKQLMKFFTAKWNQEGN; encoded by the coding sequence ATGAAATGGACATCACAGGATGTTGAAATGTACAGCCAAGCAAAGGAATATATTGATACGGCTCTTGTGCCTCTTATTCCAATTGCTATGGGTGGAGATATGGAACAATCCGCTTCCATGACGGAGTACATCTCGTTATTGGCAAGCCAGCTCGAACGCCAGTTTACAGGACGGCTAATCTTACTGCCCGCTTTTACATACATGGAATCCGAACATACAGATGATGTTGCCTCAAGGCTTAACAGGTGGGAAGAAAGCCTCGCAGGGGAAGGGTTTAAACATATATTCCTTCTCACTAGCGATGAAAATTGGCGGCTTAAGGAAGAAGGGATCGGCGGCTCGCTTATCTGGATGCCTTTGTTGCCGTTAGCTGGAATGGAAGAGCAGCAAAAAGTCATGCTCATCAACGGACAAATCAAGCAGCTAATGAAATTTTTTACCGCAAAGTGGAATCAGGAGGGAAACTAA
- a CDS encoding ReoY family proteolytic degradation factor, which produces MATPVSVNEKKDFIRWFLNHYQLKRRECVWILNYLMSHDQLMEKVHFVDQAQYCPRGLIMSAHCVDKVPFRFYKENIMTTDAEKSFHDIRLNREEEIYIQLNFNASNKVHQYAAVLEDNPYIPRHLQSNEKDREAAEQFLSFSIRRFNEEKLMQLIDEALDKQDKEAFLSFTEQLNTLKELRKNKSLL; this is translated from the coding sequence ATGGCAACCCCTGTATCTGTCAACGAGAAAAAGGACTTTATCAGATGGTTTTTGAACCATTACCAATTAAAGAGAAGAGAATGTGTGTGGATCCTGAATTATCTAATGAGCCATGACCAGTTGATGGAGAAGGTGCATTTCGTGGATCAGGCCCAATATTGCCCAAGAGGCCTTATCATGTCCGCGCATTGTGTTGATAAAGTGCCTTTCAGGTTTTATAAGGAAAATATCATGACGACCGATGCGGAAAAATCCTTCCATGATATTCGCCTGAACAGAGAAGAGGAAATTTATATTCAGCTGAATTTCAATGCTTCCAACAAGGTGCATCAATATGCGGCGGTACTGGAGGACAATCCTTATATTCCGCGCCATCTCCAATCCAATGAAAAAGACCGGGAAGCTGCCGAACAATTCCTTAGCTTCAGCATCAGGCGCTTTAATGAAGAAAAGCTGATGCAGCTGATTGATGAAGCTTTGGATAAACAGGATAAAGAAGCATTCCTGTCTTTTACGGAACAACTGAACACTTTAAAAGAACTTCGGAAAAATAAAAGCCTGCTTTGA
- a CDS encoding tetratricopeptide repeat protein produces MDKVNKIIGMLEAGQHMEAMREYNEVLKSGSPDEKFILAEEFIGYGFMEEAISLLENLLLYYPGEGEIIIPLAEAYIDNNAEEKAILLLEEIEQDDDSYGEALLLLADLYQLQGLFEVCERKLLQSKEQLPDEPVVDFALAEFYSSMGEAGKAIGYYEEVLKAQDEIAGVNVNQRIAENLSAAGAFEESLPYYEKALKKSKDINTLFGFALTAFQAGYAGAAIEKFEELKSLDPEYHSLYLYLAKSYEMEEDLQKSLETTKEGIRQDEFNKDLFFYGGKIAIKLGKEEEAEQYFREALALDPGFSEAALTLNRLFLHQERFADVADLLEAIDVDEHADPQFFWDAAVAYQGIEECGKASGYFDAAYNYYQNNEDFLKDYGYFLIEEGKTDMAAEIFKQLANKHPMNEEYADLVYRLTGDM; encoded by the coding sequence ATGGATAAAGTAAATAAAATTATTGGAATGCTCGAAGCCGGCCAACATATGGAAGCCATGCGCGAATATAATGAAGTATTAAAAAGCGGAAGCCCGGATGAGAAATTCATTCTTGCCGAGGAATTCATCGGCTACGGGTTCATGGAGGAAGCCATCTCGCTCCTTGAAAATCTCCTGCTTTATTATCCTGGGGAAGGGGAAATAATCATCCCGCTTGCCGAAGCTTATATTGATAACAACGCGGAAGAAAAAGCAATTCTCCTGCTTGAGGAAATCGAACAGGATGACGATTCGTACGGGGAAGCGCTCCTCCTTCTCGCGGATCTGTACCAGTTGCAGGGGCTGTTCGAAGTTTGTGAAAGGAAGCTGCTCCAATCCAAGGAACAATTGCCTGATGAGCCGGTCGTTGACTTTGCGCTTGCCGAGTTTTACAGTTCAATGGGCGAGGCCGGAAAGGCAATTGGGTACTATGAAGAGGTTTTGAAGGCCCAAGATGAAATTGCCGGTGTGAACGTCAATCAAAGAATTGCCGAAAACTTAAGTGCAGCGGGCGCGTTTGAAGAATCACTGCCATATTATGAAAAAGCGCTTAAGAAAAGTAAAGACATCAACACGCTTTTTGGGTTTGCGTTAACGGCCTTTCAAGCAGGGTACGCTGGCGCGGCAATTGAAAAGTTCGAAGAACTGAAAAGCCTTGATCCAGAATACCATTCCCTGTACCTTTATTTGGCGAAGTCCTATGAAATGGAAGAAGACTTGCAAAAATCGCTTGAAACAACAAAAGAGGGAATCCGGCAGGACGAATTTAATAAAGATTTGTTCTTCTATGGCGGCAAAATCGCAATAAAACTTGGAAAAGAGGAAGAAGCTGAACAATATTTCCGTGAAGCGCTTGCCCTTGATCCAGGCTTTTCTGAAGCCGCTTTGACTTTAAACAGGCTTTTCCTCCACCAGGAAAGGTTTGCGGATGTCGCAGATTTGCTGGAAGCGATTGATGTTGATGAGCATGCGGATCCCCAATTTTTTTGGGATGCCGCAGTTGCGTATCAAGGAATCGAAGAATGCGGGAAAGCTTCGGGATACTTTGATGCCGCTTATAATTATTATCAAAATAATGAAGATTTCTTAAAAGATTACGGATATTTTTTAATTGAAGAAGGAAAAACAGACATGGCTGCCGAAATTTTTAAACAGTTGGCAAATAAACACCCTATGAACGAGGAATATGCTGATTTGGTTTACCGGCTTACTGGAGATATGTAA